Below is a genomic region from Candidatus Methylomirabilis sp..
AACTGAAAATGGTGGAAAGGAGAAGGAGGAATGTCGATGCGTGACATCATGGTTGGTGAGTCATTGGCGGGTGACGGTAATGAGGTAGCGCACATTGATCTGATGATCGGTCCCAAGAACGGTCCGGTCGGCACCGTCTTCGCACAGCGTCTTGCTCAGCAGAGTGCGGGCCACAGCGCCCTTCTGGCGGTCGTAGCGCCGAATTTGCTGGCGAAGCCTGCGACGGTTATGTTCAACAAGGTGACAATCAAGGGAGCGAAGCAGGCGGTTCAGATGTTCGGCCCAGCCCAGGCGGCCGTGGCGAAGGCCGTAGTCGATAGCGTCGCAGAGGGCGTGATCCCCGCGAAGGATGCTGAAGATCTCGCGGTTGTTGTCGGCGTCTTCATCCACTGGGAGGCCAATGACAATAAGAAGATCTTCGACTACAACTATCAGGCGACTAAGGAGTCGATCGCGCGGGCATTGGCCGAGCAGCCCTCGATGAGCGAGATCTTGGCGCAGAAGGATAAGGTCAAGCATCCATTCGCCTAGTCGGATCGATACGAGGTAAGATTACAGAGTAGGATCACCTATATCGAAGGGGGCTGCCGGGCGAGCGTTGAGGGTCTGATCGACCCCTTGCCCGTCGGCCCCTTT
It encodes:
- the fae gene encoding formaldehyde-activating enzyme; the encoded protein is MSMRDIMVGESLAGDGNEVAHIDLMIGPKNGPVGTVFAQRLAQQSAGHSALLAVVAPNLLAKPATVMFNKVTIKGAKQAVQMFGPAQAAVAKAVVDSVAEGVIPAKDAEDLAVVVGVFIHWEANDNKKIFDYNYQATKESIARALAEQPSMSEILAQKDKVKHPFA